Within Streptomyces roseirectus, the genomic segment AGGGCCGCGCCCGAGCCCGTGCCGCCCCACCAGCGCGCCCGCCCCAGCATGACGAGGTGTCCGACGACGACGCCCGTCAGGAGCGCCAGCGACCAGCCCAGTTCGCCGGAGGGGAACAGGGCGTGTCCGCCCGTGAAGGCCCGGTAGAACCCGGCGCCCAGCGCGAACGCGGCGGCCGCGACGACGACGGCGGGCAGCGCCGGCCAGGTCTGCCGCTCCCCCTCGCCCTCGGCGGCCGGCAGCGCCACCACGGCCTCCTCGGCCGTGCGACCGGCCCACAGGCTCCGCCAGCTGATCCCGGCCGTCCGGCGCGGGCGCAGCCGGGAGTCCGGGGCGGCGCTCTCGGTCGGTTCCATTCCCGTCCCTCTCACAGCCGGCGGTGCCCACGCCGTGCGGCGCGCGCCCGGCCGTGCTCCGGGCGGCGCCGCGTGGGAAAACCCTGGTCCCCAACAGTAGGCCGCTCAGGGCGAGTAGGGGCAGCGCTCGGTGACGGTTGCCCGATTACGCACCGGCCACCCGTATCGCCGTGGAATGCGCCGAACGGGTGGCCTTTCACGGCTACTCCTCGACCGGAAGGGCCGCGTCCGCCGCCGCCTCGGGGCCCTGCTCCAGGAGGACGGCGAAGCCCTCCTCGTTCAGCACGGGCACCTTGAGCTGCATCGCCTTGTCGTACTTGGAGCCGGGATTGTCACCCACGACCACGAAGGACGTCTTCTTCGAAACCGAACCGGTGACCTTTGCTCCCCTCGTCTGAAGGGCCTCCTTGGCGCCGTCTCTGGTGTGGTGCTCCAGGGTGCCGGTGACGACGACGGTCAGGCCCTCCAGCGGGCGCGGGCCCTCGTCCTCGCCGTTGTGCTCGTCCTCCATGCGGACGCCGGCCGCCTTCCACTTGCGCAGGATCTCGCGGTGCCAGTCCTCGGCGAACCACTCCTTGACGGCGGCGGCGACGATCGGGCCGACGCCGTCCGTGTCCTTGAGTTCGTCCTCGGTGGCCTGGTCGATGCGCTCGATGGAGCGGAACTCCCGCGCCAGCGCCTCGGCGGCGACCGGGCCGACGTGCCGGATGGACAGGCCCGTCAGGACGCGCGCCAGGGGGCGTTCCTTGGCCGCCGCGATGTTCTCCAGCATCGCGAGCGCGTTCTTCTTCGGCTCGCCCTGCTGGTTGGCGAAGACGGTCGCGATCTTCTCCTCGCCGGTCTTCGGGTCGCGCTTGGGCAGCCCGCTGTCCTGGTCGAGGACGTACGCCTTGATCGGCAGGAGCTGGTCGATGGTGAGGTCGAAGAGGTCGCCCTCGTCGAGCAGGGGCGGGGTGTCGGGCTCCAGCGGCTTGGTGAGGGCGGCCGCCGCGACGTACCCGAAGTGCTCGATGTCCAGGGACTTGCGGCCCGCGAGGTAGAACAGGCGCTCGCGCAACTGGGCCGGGCAACTGCGGGCGTTGGGGCAGCGCAGGTCGACGTCCGCCTCCTTCATGGGCCGCAGCGGGGTGCCGCACTCGGGGCACTCGGCGGGCATCACGAACGCGCGCTCGGTGCCGTCACGCAGGTCCGCGACCGGGCCCAGGATCTCCGGGATGACGTCGCCGGCCTTGCGCAGCACGACCGTGTCCCCGATGAGGACGCCCTTGGCCTTGACGACGTCCTGGTTGTGCAGGGTCGCGAACTCGACCTCGGAGCCGGCGACCGTGACCGGTTCGACCTGGGCGTACGGGGTGACGCGGCCGGTGCGGCCCACGCCCACGCGGATGTTGATCAGCTTGGTGTTGACCTCCTCGGGCGCGTACTTCCAGGCGATGGCCCAGCGGGGCGCGCGGGAGGTGGAGCCGAGGCGGCCCTGGAGGGGGATCTCGTCGAGCTTGACGACGACGCCGTCGATCTCGTGTTCCACGGAGTGGCGGTTCTCGCCGAAGTGGGCGATGAACTGCCGTACGCCGTCGAGGTCGTTGACGACCTTGTTGTGGCGGGCGGTGGGCAGGCCCCAGCCCTTGAGGAGGTCGTACGCCTCGGACAGGCGCGTGAGGCCGTCGTAGCCCTCCAGGGCGCCGATGCCGTGGACGACCATGTGCAGCGGGCGGGAGGCGGTCTTGCGGGGGTCCTTCTGGCGGAGCGAACCGGCCGCCGCGTTGCGCGGGTTGGCGAAGGGCTTGTCGCCGGCCTCGACCAACTGGGCGTTCAGCTCGGCGAACTTCTCCATCGGGAAGTACACCTCGCCCCGGATCTCGACGAGGTCGGGGACGCGCTCGCCCGCGAGGCGGTCGGGGATCTCGGCGATCGTGCGGACGTTGGGCGTGATGTCCTCGCCCGTGCGGCCGTCGCCGCGCGTCGCCGCGCGCGTGAGGCGGCCGTGTTCGTAGGTGAGGTTGACGGCGAGGCCGTCGACCTTCAGCTCGCACAGGAAGTGGTGGACGGTGGTGCCGACGTCCTTGTGGACGCGCTCGGCCCAGGCGGCGAGTTCGAGGTCGTCGAAGGCGTTGTCCAGGGACAGCATGCGCTGGCGGTGTTCGACGGACGTGAACTCCGTCTCGTAGGCGCCCGCGACCTTCTGGGTCGGGGAATCCGGCGTGCGCAGCTCGGGGAACTCGTCCTCCACGGCCTCCAGGGAGCGCAGGAGCGTGTCGAACTCCGCGTCGCTGATGACCGGGGCGTCCTTCACGTAGTACCGGAAGCGGTGTTCCTCGATCTGCTCCGCGAGCTGCGCGTGCCGCTCCCGGGCCTCGGTCTGCTTGTCGCCGGCCACCTTTGTCCTCCGTTACTCAGGGTCGTCCGCGAGGGATCTCGCCGCCCGGACGCAGTGGGCGAGCGCGGTGCGGGCGTACGCGGGGGAAGCACCCGCGAGCCCGCACGCCGGGGTCACCGTCACGGCCTCGGCGAGAAGCGCCGGTGACAGCCCCAGCCTGCGCCACAGCGTCCTGACACCCATGACGCTACCGGCAGGGTCTGACAATGCCGTGTCCGTGCCCGGCACGACACCGGCGAAGAGCCGCGTCCCCGCCTCCACGGCCTCCCCGATCACCTCGTCGTCACGCTCGGTGAGCAGCGCGAAGTCGAAGGAGACGGCGTTCGCCCCGGCCCGGCGCAGCAGTGCGAACGGGACGTCGGGGGCGCAGGAATGCACGACCGTCGCCGGGTTGACGGCGAGGACGTCCCGCAGTGTCGCCTCGACGATCTGCCGGTCCACGGCCCGGTGGGTGCGATAGCCGCTGGCGGTCTTCACCTGACCGCGCAGGACGGCGGTGAGGGACGGTTCGTCGAGCTGGAGCACGAGTTGCGCGCCGGGTACGCGGCGCTGGACGTCCGCCAGGTGGCCGCGCAGGCCCTCCGCGAGGGAGGCGGCGAGGTCGCGGCAGGCTCCGGGGTCGGAGAGCGCGGACTCTCCGTTGCGCAGTTCCAGGGCGGCGGCCAGCGTCCAGGGGCCGACGGCCTGGACCTTGAGGAGGCCGTCGTACTCCTGCGTGAACTCCTCCAGGGCGTCCAGGTCCTCGCCCAGCCAGGAGCGCGCCCGCTTCGTGTCGCGTCCGGGGCGGTCGCCCAGGCGCCAGCCGCTGGGCTCCACGCGCGCGTACATCTCGACGAGCATCCCCGCCGTCCGGCCGATCATGTCGGCGCCCGGCCCGCGCGCGGGGAGTTCGGGCAGGTGCGGGAAGTCCTCGAACGAGCCGGTGACGGTCTTGGCGGCCTCGCGGGCGTCACCGCCCGGCAGGGAGCCGACGCCGGTGGCGGGGGGAAATTCTGGGTTCACGGGTGAAGCCTACGTAGCCCGGCGGGGCGGGACCTCCGCGCAACCTCCTCCGGCGATCGGCACTCTTCCTGTCCGGCCGTCAGCAGCCGTTCCGGGGGGAGCCTTCTCGTGTCATGCCGTCGCACGCCCGTGGTGTGGGCCGTTCCGGTCCTGTGGACGCTCGCGCTGGGGCTGTGGGGGCTGACGCGGCAGGGCAGCGTGTGGCGGGACGAGGCGGCGACCTGGCAGGTCGCGGAGCGCTCCCCCGGCGAGATCTGGCGGATGCTGGCCAACGTCGACGTCGTGCACGGGTGTTACTACCTGCTGATGCACGTCGTGTTCGAGTGGTTCGGGGCGGGCGTGGTGTCGCTGCGGATGCCCTCGGTGCTCGCGGGCGCGGTCGCGGCGGGGTGTGTGGCGGTCGTGGGGAGCCGGCTGGGCGGGGTGTGGGTGGGGCTGGTCGCGGGGACCGCGTTCGGGCTGCTGCCGGCCGTGCAGTTCCAGCTCCAGGAGGGGCGCGCGTACGCGTTGGTGGCGGCGGGGGCGGCCGTGGCGACGCTGCTGCTGGTGAACGCGCTCCAGGGGGAGGGCCGTCGGTGGCTGTGGGCCGCGTACGGGGGTGTCGTGCTGTTCGCGGGGCTGCTGAACTGGCTCTCGCTGATGCTGCTCGCGGCGCACGCGGTGACGTTGCTGTGGTGCGGGGCCGGGCGCCGGGTGTGGGCGCGCTGGGCGGTCGCCTCCGGGGCCGCCGTCGCGGGGGTGCTGCCGTTGGTGCTGTTCAGCCGGGGGCAGGCCGAACAGGTGTCGTGGATACCGCCGCTGAGCTGGCAGATGCTGATCGGGCCGACGGTGCTGGTGGCGATCGGGTGCGCGGGGGCGCTGGTGGACCGCCCGCGTGTGGGGCGGCTGTCGGTGACGGCCGTGGGGCTGCCGCTGCTGGTGGTGCCGCAGGCCGGGCTCGTCCTGGTGTCGCTGGTGAAGCCGCTCTACATGGACCGGTATGTCCTTTACAGCATGCTGGGGCTGACGCTTCTGATCGGATCGTCCCTAGGGGCGGCGATACGGACATTTCCGAAAGCGCGGGGGTGGGTGCTCGCGGGGGTGCTGGGGCTGGCGACGGTCGCCCTGCTGCCGTACTCGCTGGCGAAGCGGGCGCCGGAGAGCCGGGTGGACGACGTCCTGGCCGTCGCCTCCGACGTGCGGCGGCTGAAGGGGGACGGGGACGCCGTGGTGTTCGTTCCGGCGGCCCGGCGGGACGCGTGGCTGGTGTCGCCGGACGCGTTCGCCGGGCTGCGGGACGTCGCGCTGGTGGAGGGGCCCCGGGAGTCCGGGACGCTGAAGGGGATCGAGGCGGAGCCAGGGCGCATCCGGGACGTGTTGCTGGGTGAGCGGCGGGTGCTGCTGGTGACCGACGCGAAGGACATCGCGCGGCCCGCGCGCGCGGCGCGGGACCGGGCGAAGGCGGAGGTGCTGGGGCGGTACTTCAGGGTGGTCGCGGACGAACAGGTGCGGGGGCGGCGGGTGACCGTGTACGAGCGGCTGCCCGTGGGGGTCAGCGTCCCGGGCGGACCGTCAGGTCGTTGATCTCGGCGTCCCTCGGGAGGTCGATCGCCGTCAGGATCGCCGTCGCGACGGACTCCGGGTCGATCCAGCGCGCGGGGTCGTACTCCTTGCCCTCCTGCTGGTGCACCTTGGCCTGCATGGGGCTCGCCGTGCGGCCCGGGTAGACCGAGGTGACGCGGACGCCGTTCGCGTGCTCCTCGTGGCGCAGGGAGTCGGCGAGGGCCTTCAGGCCGTGCTTGGACGCGGCGTACGCGGACCACTCGGCGTGCGCGTTCAGGCCGGCGCCGGAGTTGACGAAGACGACGTGGCCCTTCGTCGTGCGGAGCTGGGGCAGGAGGTGGCGGGTCAGCTCGGCGGGCGCGATCAGGTTGACGTTGAGCTGGTGGCGCCAGGTCTTCGGGGTGAGGTCGCCGACGGGGCCCAGGTCGACGACCCCGGCGATGTGCAGGAGCGTGTCGACGCGGTCGGGGAGGGACTGGTGGGAGAACGCCCAGCTGAGCTTGTCGGGGTCGGCCAGGTCGCCCACGAGGGTGCGGGCGCCGGGGAACTCCTTCGCCAGCTCCTTCGCCCGGCCCGCGTCGCGCGCGTGGAGCACGAGGTCGTCCCCGCGCGCGTGCAGGCGCCGGGCGACCGCTGCGCCGATTCCCGAACCGGCGCCGGTGATCACATGTGTTGGCATGTCCGCCATGCTCGCATCAGGCGGCGCCCGTGAGGTACGCGAGCGCTTCCGCCGGGTCCTTCGCGAAGGCGATCAGGTCGGCGAGGGGCAGGGGGAGGAAACCTTCCGCCTCCATCCGCTCCAACTGGAGCTTCAGGCCGTCGTAGAAGCCCTCGGTGTTCAGCAGGACGACCGGCTTCGCCGTGTGGCCGTGCTTCTTCAGCTCCAGGATCTCCGTCGCCTCGTCGAGCGTGCCCATGCCGCCGACCAGGATCGCGACCGCGTCCGCCTTCTCCACGAGCAGTTTCTTGCGCTCGGCCAGGTCCTTCGCGACGACCATCTCGTCCACGCCGGGGCGGACCTTCGCGGCCAAGAACTCCACGGACACCCCGCACAGACGCCCGCCGGCGGCCTCCGTGCCGTCCGCGACGACCTTCATCAGGCCGCTGTCCGAGCCGCCCCACACCAGCGTGTGGCCGCCCTTGCCGAGCAGCGTCGCGAACTCCCTCGCGGGGGTCGTGTAGCGGTCGTCGAGGTCGGCGGCGGAGAGGAAGACACAGATGCGCATGCGGGACACGGTACGGGGAACGTCCGCGGGGGTCCCGGCGTTTTCCTGGCATGACCAACGGACACCGCATCACCGTCGAGCCGTCCTCCGCGCACGTGCGCGTGGTGCACGGCGATCAGGTCCTGGCCGAGAGCGAGCGGGCGCTGCTCCTTGAGGAGACCGGCTGTCCCCCGCGCTACTACCTCCCCGCCGAGGACGTCCGCCTCGACCTCCTGACCCCCTCCGACACCCACACCGTCTGCCCCTTCAAGGGCACCGCGTCCTACTGGTCCCTGCCGGACGCCCCCGACCTGGCCTGGTCGTACCCCGAGCCCCTGCCCGACGTCGCGGCGATCAAGGGGCATGTGTGCTTCTACGCGCCGGAGGTGTCCTAGCCTCGGACCCTCAGACGCCGGCCGGGGTCCGGCGGGTGGTCGTCGCGATGGTGGCGGAGCCGACGACGCGGGTGTCGTCGTACAGGACGATCGCCTGGCCGGGGGCGACGCCTCGGACCGGGTCGGTGAAGGTGACCTGGAGTTCGTCGCCGACCAGTTCGGCCGTGACCTCGGTCTCGCCGCCGTGGGCGCGGAGCTGGGCGGTGTAGGTGGCCGGTCCTGTGGGGGCGGTGCCGCACCAGCGGGGCTTGATCGCGGTGAGGGCGGTGACGTCGAGGGAGGCCGCCGGGCCCACCGTCACCGTGTTGTTCACCGGGGAGATGTCGAGGACGTAGCGGGGCTTGCCGTCGGGGGCGGGGGTGCCGATGCGCAGGCCCTTGCGCTGGCCGATGGTGAAGCCGAAGGCGCCGTCGTGGGTGCCCAGCTTCTCGCCGGACTCGTCGAGGATGTCGCCCTCGGACTTGCCGAGGCGGTTGGCCAGGAAGCCCTGGGTGTCGCCGTCCGCGATGAAGCAGATGTCGTGGGAGTCGGGCTTCTTGGCGACCGCGAGGCCACGGCGTTCGGCCTCCGCGCGGATCTCGTCCTTGGTCGTGAGGGTGTCGCCGAGCGGGAACATCGCGTGCGCGAGCTGCTTCTCGTCGAGGACGCCGAGGACGTACGACTGGTCCTTCGCCATGTCGCTGGCGCGGTGGAGTTCGCGGGTGCCGTCCTCGCGGAGCACGACCGTCGCGTAGTGGCCCGTGCACACCGCGTCGAAGCCGAGGGCGAGGGCCTTGTCGAGGAGCGCGGCGAACTTGATCTTCTCGTTGCAGCGCAGGCACGGGTTGGGGGTGCGGCCGGCCTCGTACTCGGCGATGAAGTCCTCGACGACGTCCTCGCGGAAGCGGTCCGCCAGGTCCCAGACGTAGAACGGGATCCCGATCACGTCCGCCGCGCGGCGCGCGTCGCGGGAGTCCTCGATCGTGCAACAGCCACGCGCGCCCGTGCGGAAGGATTGCGGGTTGGCGGAGAGGGCCAGGTGGACACCGGTCACGTCGTGGCCGGCTTCCGCTGCTCGGGCAGCGGCTACAGCGGAGTCGACCCCGCCGGACATGGCGGCGAGGACTCGGAGGGGGCGCGCGGTCTCAGTCATAGCTCCTCCAGGGTACGGGGCGGCGGGAACTCGGGTGGCCGGATATCCGTTGGGGATCATGTGGGGGCAGGGCGAGAGAGGGTTCCATGGGGTCCAGGAAGCGGGACGGCGAGCGGCGGATCGGGCGGCGCGCGCTGATCGCCGGGGGTGCGGCGGCGGTCGTCGGCGGCGGGGCGTTCGCCGTGCGTGACGATCTGTCGCGGCTGTGGTGGCAGCTGCCGGGCAACCAGCGGCCTCGCGTCGAGGGCGCCGTCGACTTCCAGGGCGCGCGCTGGGTGGAGGCGTCGGACGCGAACTTCCGCTGGGCGGACCGGCCCGACGACTACGACGTCGACATGATCGTCGTCCATGTCACCCAGGGCGACTTCGACAGTGCCGTCAAGGCGTTCCAGGACCCCGGGCACCGGGCCGCCGCGCACTACATCGTCGGGCAGGACGGCCGGATCGCGCAGATGATCCGGGAGCTGGACGTCGCGTACCACGCGGGGAACCGCTCCTACAACGAGCGGAGCGTGGGCATCGAGCACGAGGGGTTCGTGGACCGGCCGCAGGACCTCACGGACGCGATGTACACGGCCTCGGCCCGGCTGGCGGCCGGGATCTGCGCGCGGTACGGGATCCCGGTCGACCGGAAGCACATCATCGGGCACGTGGAGGTGCCGGGGACGGACCACACGGACCCCGGGGAGCACTGGGACTGGGACCGGTACCTGAAGCTGGTGAGTGAGGCGCGGGAGGCGTTGTCTAAGGCGGAGGCGTGAGGTGCGGAGGCGTGAGGGGGTGGGGGTGGTGGTGAGCTAGGGGCAACGGGGTTGCGGGAGCGCGGAGTCGAGCGAGTCCCGGTTACGACAGCCCCGCCGCTCGCGCCCGCTCCACCGCCGGGCCGATCGCCTTCGCGACCGCCTCGACGTCGTCCTCCGTGGAGGTGTGGCCCAGGGAGAAGCGGAGGGTGCCGCGGGCGAGGTCGGGGTCGGTGCCGACGGCCAGCAGGACGTGGCTCGGCTGGGCCACACCGGCCGTGCAGGCGGAGCCCGTCGAGCACTCGATGCCCTGCGCGTCGAGGAGGAGGAGCAGGGAGTCGCCCTCGCAGCCGGGGAACGTGAAGTGGGCGTTCGCGGGCAGGCGGCCCTCGCGCGCCGGGTCGCCGCCGAGGATCGCGTCCGGGACGGCCGTCCGGACCGCCTCGACGAGGCTGTCGCGCAGGGCGCCGATCTCCCGCGCGAACGTCTCCCGGTTCGCGGCGGCGTGGTGGCCGGCGACCGCGAACGACGCGATGGCCGGGGTGTCCAACGTGCCCGAGCGGACGTGGCGTTCCTGGCCGCCGCCGTGCAGGACGGGGACGGGGGTGTACTCGCGGCCGAGCAGCAGGGCGCCGATGCCGTACG encodes:
- the ligA gene encoding NAD-dependent DNA ligase LigA; the protein is MAGDKQTEARERHAQLAEQIEEHRFRYYVKDAPVISDAEFDTLLRSLEAVEDEFPELRTPDSPTQKVAGAYETEFTSVEHRQRMLSLDNAFDDLELAAWAERVHKDVGTTVHHFLCELKVDGLAVNLTYEHGRLTRAATRGDGRTGEDITPNVRTIAEIPDRLAGERVPDLVEIRGEVYFPMEKFAELNAQLVEAGDKPFANPRNAAAGSLRQKDPRKTASRPLHMVVHGIGALEGYDGLTRLSEAYDLLKGWGLPTARHNKVVNDLDGVRQFIAHFGENRHSVEHEIDGVVVKLDEIPLQGRLGSTSRAPRWAIAWKYAPEEVNTKLINIRVGVGRTGRVTPYAQVEPVTVAGSEVEFATLHNQDVVKAKGVLIGDTVVLRKAGDVIPEILGPVADLRDGTERAFVMPAECPECGTPLRPMKEADVDLRCPNARSCPAQLRERLFYLAGRKSLDIEHFGYVAAAALTKPLEPDTPPLLDEGDLFDLTIDQLLPIKAYVLDQDSGLPKRDPKTGEEKIATVFANQQGEPKKNALAMLENIAAAKERPLARVLTGLSIRHVGPVAAEALAREFRSIERIDQATEDELKDTDGVGPIVAAAVKEWFAEDWHREILRKWKAAGVRMEDEHNGEDEGPRPLEGLTVVVTGTLEHHTRDGAKEALQTRGAKVTGSVSKKTSFVVVGDNPGSKYDKAMQLKVPVLNEEGFAVLLEQGPEAAADAALPVEE
- a CDS encoding methionine synthase, whose product is MNPEFPPATGVGSLPGGDAREAAKTVTGSFEDFPHLPELPARGPGADMIGRTAGMLVEMYARVEPSGWRLGDRPGRDTKRARSWLGEDLDALEEFTQEYDGLLKVQAVGPWTLAAALELRNGESALSDPGACRDLAASLAEGLRGHLADVQRRVPGAQLVLQLDEPSLTAVLRGQVKTASGYRTHRAVDRQIVEATLRDVLAVNPATVVHSCAPDVPFALLRRAGANAVSFDFALLTERDDEVIGEAVEAGTRLFAGVVPGTDTALSDPAGSVMGVRTLWRRLGLSPALLAEAVTVTPACGLAGASPAYARTALAHCVRAARSLADDPE
- a CDS encoding SDR family oxidoreductase codes for the protein MADMPTHVITGAGSGIGAAVARRLHARGDDLVLHARDAGRAKELAKEFPGARTLVGDLADPDKLSWAFSHQSLPDRVDTLLHIAGVVDLGPVGDLTPKTWRHQLNVNLIAPAELTRHLLPQLRTTKGHVVFVNSGAGLNAHAEWSAYAASKHGLKALADSLRHEEHANGVRVTSVYPGRTASPMQAKVHQQEGKEYDPARWIDPESVATAILTAIDLPRDAEINDLTVRPGR
- a CDS encoding TIGR00730 family Rossman fold protein: MRICVFLSAADLDDRYTTPAREFATLLGKGGHTLVWGGSDSGLMKVVADGTEAAGGRLCGVSVEFLAAKVRPGVDEMVVAKDLAERKKLLVEKADAVAILVGGMGTLDEATEILELKKHGHTAKPVVLLNTEGFYDGLKLQLERMEAEGFLPLPLADLIAFAKDPAEALAYLTGAA
- a CDS encoding DUF427 domain-containing protein, producing MTNGHRITVEPSSAHVRVVHGDQVLAESERALLLEETGCPPRYYLPAEDVRLDLLTPSDTHTVCPFKGTASYWSLPDAPDLAWSYPEPLPDVAAIKGHVCFYAPEVS
- the mnmA gene encoding tRNA 2-thiouridine(34) synthase MnmA codes for the protein MTETARPLRVLAAMSGGVDSAVAAARAAEAGHDVTGVHLALSANPQSFRTGARGCCTIEDSRDARRAADVIGIPFYVWDLADRFREDVVEDFIAEYEAGRTPNPCLRCNEKIKFAALLDKALALGFDAVCTGHYATVVLREDGTRELHRASDMAKDQSYVLGVLDEKQLAHAMFPLGDTLTTKDEIRAEAERRGLAVAKKPDSHDICFIADGDTQGFLANRLGKSEGDILDESGEKLGTHDGAFGFTIGQRKGLRIGTPAPDGKPRYVLDISPVNNTVTVGPAASLDVTALTAIKPRWCGTAPTGPATYTAQLRAHGGETEVTAELVGDELQVTFTDPVRGVAPGQAIVLYDDTRVVGSATIATTTRRTPAGV
- a CDS encoding N-acetylmuramoyl-L-alanine amidase, whose product is MGSRKRDGERRIGRRALIAGGAAAVVGGGAFAVRDDLSRLWWQLPGNQRPRVEGAVDFQGARWVEASDANFRWADRPDDYDVDMIVVHVTQGDFDSAVKAFQDPGHRAAAHYIVGQDGRIAQMIRELDVAYHAGNRSYNERSVGIEHEGFVDRPQDLTDAMYTASARLAAGICARYGIPVDRKHIIGHVEVPGTDHTDPGEHWDWDRYLKLVSEAREALSKAEA